AGCGCGGTGCTCCACAAGGTCCGGCCGGTGCGCGCGTCGAACGCCCGGAACTGCTGATCGGACGTCGCGCCCATGAAGACCAGACCGCTTGCCGTCGCGATGTTGCCGCCCATCATGAAGATGCCGGTGGGCAGCCCGAACGGGATACGGAAATTGTGCGGCCCCATGTTGGCGGTCGTGCCGACGGGGCGCGACCAGACCACCTTGCGCGCGACCAGATCGATCGCCTTCAGCGTACCCCATGGCGGCGCGACACACGGCGCGCCGAAGGCACCCAGCCACGGCTTCACCACCTGGGCATAAGGCAGGCCGTGCTGCGGATTGTTGTTGAACAGCGGCTGCGGATAGGGATGGCCCCAACCCGCCCATGGCTTGAAGAGCTTCTTCTTCAGCGCATCGGCACGGGTATAGGTGGTGAAGACGAACGGCATCTCCATCGAGTTGGTGTAGAGCAGCTTGCGCACCGGATCGATCGTGCCGCCATACCAGTCCATCACGCCATCGAAGGCGGGATCGCCCAGCACCGGCTTGTCGAGGCCCGACGGCGTGAACAGGCCGTCGTTGCGCATGCCGGCCAGCTCGATCCGGCACAGGGCCTGATCGATCGGGGTCATGCCCCAGGTCTTGGTCGCCACCATCTTGGGCGGAGTGAGATTGGGCATGCCGACCGAGAAAGGCTGGGTCGGCGCATAGCGTTCACCGGGCAGATGGCCGCCGGGAACGGGCCGCTCCTCGACCTTGGCGATCGGATGGCCGTTGCGTCGGTCGAGCAGGAACAGCTGGCCCTGCTTGCTGGTCTGCACCAGCGCCGGGATGGTCGATCCGTTCGGCCCCGGCAAGTCGACCAGCGACGGCCCGATCGGCACGTCGAAATCCCAGATGTCGTGATGGACGAGCTGGAAATGCCAGCGCTCGAGGCCGGTGGTCATGTCGAGCGCGACCACGGACGTGTTGTACTTGTCGTCGAACGGACGGCGCCGGCCGCCGAAATAGTCCGGCGTGGCGATCCCCGTCGGGATGTAGACGAGGTTGAGCGCCGGATCGGCGGTGTAGACGCCCCACGCATTGGGCGTGCCGCGGGTGAAGATCTCGTTCTTGCCGAGCGGCCTGTTGGTCGGGCTCCGTCCGACGTCCCAGGCCCAGGAGAGCTTGCCGGTGACCGCATCAAAGGCGCGCACGACGCCCGAAGGCTCCTGCACGCTCTGATCGTCATAGACCCAGCCGCTCAGCATGATCCGGTTGTTCATGACCAGCGGCGGCGAGCTGATGAAGTGGAAGCCGGGCGGCACGTCGCCGAGGCCGTCGCGCAGATCGACCGCGCCGCCCTGCCCGAAGGACCGGCACAGCTTCCCGGTATCGGCGTCGAGCTCAAACAATTTGGGCGTCGCCGATT
This genomic window from Sphingomonas abietis contains:
- a CDS encoding membrane-bound PQQ-dependent dehydrogenase, glucose/quinate/shikimate family; its protein translation is MDHKMRGRWLVVTTAVVTILLGIVLLGLGGWLAALGGSVYYLLAGLGLVASGVLILRGRRSGIHVYVAVLAATVVWALWEAGLDGWALIPRIVAPAVLGLWLCTPWIAGRLDRQAGVTGSAATWRSLAGMAICALLIAGVFAAGYATTAQRFEQGSPYPAARGAALATDGPSDDWRYYGRSAGGERFAPQTQITPQNVSQLKPAWSFSTGDLPRAGENSRGREFSFEATPIKVGDSLYFCTPHHDVVALDATTGKQRWRYVAGGDMSKNIYQACRGVSYFDAPAGQACPHRIIATESATPKLFELDADTGKLCRSFGQGGAVDLRDGLGDVPPGFHFISSPPLVMNNRIMLSGWVYDDQSVQEPSGVVRAFDAVTGKLSWAWDVGRSPTNRPLGKNEIFTRGTPNAWGVYTADPALNLVYIPTGIATPDYFGGRRRPFDDKYNTSVVALDMTTGLERWHFQLVHHDIWDFDVPIGPSLVDLPGPNGSTIPALVQTSKQGQLFLLDRRNGHPIAKVEERPVPGGHLPGERYAPTQPFSVGMPNLTPPKMVATKTWGMTPIDQALCRIELAGMRNDGLFTPSGLDKPVLGDPAFDGVMDWYGGTIDPVRKLLYTNSMEMPFVFTTYTRADALKKKLFKPWAGWGHPYPQPLFNNNPQHGLPYAQVVKPWLGAFGAPCVAPPWGTLKAIDLVARKVVWSRPVGTTANMGPHNFRIPFGLPTGIFMMGGNIATASGLVFMGATSDQQFRAFDARTGRTLWSTALPAGGNATPLSYTGRDGRQYVVIAAGGHGGLRSRNGDSVIAFALPKAAQ